One Streptomyces sp. NBC_00554 DNA segment encodes these proteins:
- a CDS encoding DUF742 domain-containing protein, translated as MSGDSQGRRPWFDDEAGPVVRPYAMTRGRTTSTAQHRLDLIAVVVTESYDHDPEVDQTLSPEHVDIVELCRDAPQSVAELAAELDLPVGVVRVLIGDLVDEEMVHVTRPVPPAELPDESILRDVINGLRAL; from the coding sequence GTGAGCGGAGACAGCCAAGGACGACGCCCCTGGTTCGACGACGAGGCCGGACCGGTGGTCCGCCCCTACGCCATGACGCGCGGCCGCACCACCAGTACGGCCCAACACCGCCTCGACCTGATCGCGGTGGTCGTCACGGAGTCGTACGACCACGACCCCGAGGTGGACCAGACGCTGTCCCCGGAACACGTGGACATCGTCGAACTCTGCCGCGACGCCCCGCAGTCGGTCGCCGAACTCGCCGCCGAACTCGATCTCCCCGTCGGGGTGGTGCGGGTCCTCATCGGGGACCTCGTGGATGAGGAAATGGTCCATGTGACACGTCCAGTACCGCCCGCCGAGCTGCCGGACGAGAGTATTCTGCGCGACGTGATCAACGGCCTCCGGGCGCTCTGA